Proteins co-encoded in one Cytophaga hutchinsonii ATCC 33406 genomic window:
- a CDS encoding recombinase family protein, which yields MQKNKKCIIYTRVSSMEQLLTNYSIETQTKSCEDFAFRIGFNDIKYMGGVSESAKDGNRKIYNEMLRYAMDKRNNIQAIIVYSMDRFSRHLASAAPDIEKLNKKNIILYSVQEQISSNDDMGIHFMNFKLSSSQFENRLRSSRARDGVRNRILMGKYPFATPPIGYNKDSDKNLVINEDGELLRKAFKMLLDGYSMMHIMKVMSRYGIIKPVNRWGEIFRNPIYAGLIVSKTNDNKPIKGIHQPIVSEKDFYKLQGIFEFKSKPRLKETDTIDIFPLKTLLQCPNGHGRLTGDIKKTKKNQPAYYKCNKCSFTASAQKANNAFLNLLSVVEFNQVFKDEFKEILDAVFENTFQEMTVKKNKLAREISIKETQLTNLFDAKFAEKINENKFEILSAKYTQSLEDMQKQLVFVTAELPEKKTFIEDCLIDLNNFEKLWDVAEYMDKQQIFNTIFKEKPSIVNNNHKIGLSNISLNPAFRSNLVELVHRKAIITGNY from the coding sequence ATGCAGAAAAATAAGAAATGTATCATTTACACAAGAGTTAGTAGCATGGAACAACTCTTGACAAATTATTCAATCGAAACCCAGACGAAATCTTGCGAAGACTTTGCTTTTAGAATTGGCTTCAATGATATTAAATATATGGGAGGTGTTTCTGAAAGTGCTAAAGACGGAAATAGAAAAATATACAATGAAATGCTTAGGTATGCTATGGATAAACGTAACAACATTCAAGCAATCATTGTTTATTCTATGGACAGATTCTCACGTCATCTTGCATCAGCTGCTCCTGATATTGAGAAACTGAATAAGAAAAATATTATTCTTTACTCAGTGCAAGAACAAATTAGTTCGAATGATGATATGGGGATTCATTTTATGAATTTTAAATTGAGTAGTTCACAATTTGAAAATAGATTACGTTCTTCGAGAGCCAGAGATGGAGTTAGGAACCGAATATTAATGGGGAAGTATCCTTTTGCAACTCCACCTATTGGCTATAATAAAGATAGCGATAAGAACCTTGTCATAAATGAAGATGGCGAATTACTTCGAAAAGCTTTTAAGATGCTCTTGGATGGGTATTCAATGATGCATATAATGAAAGTTATGAGCCGATATGGAATAATTAAACCCGTAAATCGTTGGGGTGAAATTTTTCGTAATCCTATTTACGCAGGGCTAATTGTATCGAAGACAAATGATAATAAGCCTATAAAGGGCATACATCAACCTATTGTTTCAGAAAAAGATTTTTACAAGCTTCAAGGTATTTTTGAATTTAAATCAAAGCCCAGGTTAAAAGAAACTGATACTATAGATATTTTCCCTTTGAAAACATTGCTTCAATGTCCCAATGGACATGGAAGACTAACTGGTGATATAAAAAAAACTAAAAAAAATCAACCTGCTTATTACAAATGCAACAAGTGCTCATTTACTGCGTCTGCTCAAAAGGCAAATAATGCTTTTCTTAATTTATTATCGGTAGTAGAGTTTAATCAGGTCTTTAAAGATGAATTTAAAGAAATTTTAGATGCTGTATTTGAAAATACTTTTCAAGAGATGACTGTGAAGAAAAATAAATTGGCAAGAGAAATAAGTATCAAAGAGACTCAACTTACTAATTTATTCGATGCCAAGTTTGCTGAAAAAATAAACGAAAATAAATTTGAAATACTCAGTGCAAAATATACACAGTCGTTGGAAGACATGCAAAAACAATTAGTTTTTGTCACTGCCGAACTACCTGAAAAAAAGACGTTCATTGAAGATTGTTTAATAGATTTAAACAACTTTGAAAAACTTTGGGACGTAGCTGAGTATATGGACAAACAGCAAATTTTTAACACGATATTTAAAGAAAAACCATCAATCGTAAATAATAACCATAAAATTGGGTTGTCCAATATTTCTTTAAATCCTGCATTCAGAAGTAATTTGGTTGAATTAGTCCATAGGAAGGCTATTATTACAGGTAATTATTAA
- a CDS encoding sacsin N-terminal ATP-binding-like domain-containing protein, whose protein sequence is MIQSIEDGRKEDGNRSIAEKIIKRLHDLDKTVENNQGRWAWELLQNAKDSIADLEHRKVSIQIELDEDNVEFRHNGVHFTEQDVRGVINQITSKEIEQGKQSKKTGRFGTGFLTTHLLSRIIQVKGVLETKNKDFYSFEFPLDREGKTTTQLIPKIENAWTEFHNSTKLINGHYNANDFNTSFLYKLNSIEQKRIARVGVEEFIKLIPFVLSFIPKVQQVDIIDNTLSRNITFENNQKESSQYVKVISQTLNGIKSEIHLLVISDNDVCIGCEIEKNEKGFRIKSLKDIPKIFCDFPLIGTEQFHFPVVINSFYFNPQTERDGVWLKGTDDDEVQENREIFESAIELFKILLNEVSHKPFFDLFNIVETRIPYTNEKYFDEYWYKQSIQKPLRESLIEARLIELEDENLEKMPLKKIWFPAKSYSEKVQTEIWKFTYDLFPNLVPKKSHSIYWSESSWEEWNKLTYVVLASTVATQENIAKLSETLRLENKDTYNWLNSFSDFLLAEESNQILFEKHLITPNQKGIFKKKSDLYIDEIEDSTLINILKLLGEDWMDELLSKKVLFGNYVPKTKKNIALRITEKLNDKIKSSNIVEDNFVKAISLLSEWFENNKEVGKEHFSELYRRRAELFMNTIEDKDSLYKVMRSKTDLAQLSKVAQAIDSNPQLLKNIEKAEELSNLLTQFNVNDISELKRMLLLAQERNVIDIKSEITEDDLIGLGVTSIEELEVALKDKNLSLMFTHTSTPNVDMFLSVQKLISRAKDNIIDHLQTLPDYDCSELEVLANTVLGGIKKDGLLIHIVIRPSDNGKVIVYYSSEKDTLDYANAELWIDNGIEVPRHLTLGKILKNTGINKIPV, encoded by the coding sequence ATGATTCAATCAATAGAAGATGGAAGAAAAGAAGACGGAAACCGTTCAATTGCTGAAAAAATAATTAAGAGACTGCATGATTTGGACAAAACTGTTGAAAATAATCAAGGTCGTTGGGCATGGGAACTTTTACAAAATGCTAAAGACAGTATCGCAGATTTAGAACATAGAAAAGTTTCTATTCAAATTGAGCTTGATGAGGATAACGTAGAATTTAGACACAATGGAGTTCATTTTACAGAACAAGATGTTAGAGGAGTAATAAATCAAATAACTTCGAAAGAAATTGAACAGGGCAAACAATCAAAAAAAACAGGACGATTTGGTACAGGTTTTCTAACAACTCATCTTTTATCACGAATCATTCAAGTTAAAGGCGTTTTAGAAACTAAAAATAAAGACTTTTATAGTTTTGAATTTCCTTTAGACCGTGAAGGGAAAACTACAACTCAATTAATTCCTAAAATTGAAAATGCATGGACTGAATTTCACAATTCAACTAAACTAATAAATGGGCATTACAATGCTAATGATTTCAATACTTCTTTTTTATATAAACTTAATTCTATCGAACAAAAGCGAATAGCAAGAGTTGGTGTAGAAGAATTTATCAAACTAATACCTTTTGTTTTGTCATTTATTCCAAAAGTCCAACAAGTCGATATAATAGATAATACTTTATCAAGAAACATTACTTTTGAAAACAATCAAAAAGAATCAAGTCAATATGTTAAAGTCATTTCTCAGACCTTAAATGGCATAAAGTCAGAGATTCATTTATTAGTCATTTCGGATAATGATGTTTGTATAGGGTGCGAAATAGAAAAAAATGAAAAGGGTTTTAGGATAAAAAGCTTAAAAGATATCCCTAAAATATTTTGCGATTTTCCGCTTATTGGGACAGAGCAATTTCATTTTCCTGTTGTAATAAATAGTTTTTATTTTAATCCCCAAACTGAGAGGGATGGTGTATGGCTAAAAGGAACTGACGATGATGAAGTTCAAGAAAATAGAGAAATATTTGAGTCTGCGATTGAATTATTTAAAATACTTTTAAACGAAGTTTCACATAAACCCTTTTTTGATTTATTTAACATTGTTGAAACTAGGATTCCATATACGAATGAAAAATATTTTGATGAATACTGGTACAAACAGAGTATTCAAAAACCTTTGAGAGAATCTCTTATAGAAGCTAGATTGATTGAGCTTGAAGACGAAAATTTGGAGAAGATGCCTCTAAAAAAAATATGGTTTCCTGCTAAATCCTATTCTGAAAAAGTTCAAACAGAAATATGGAAATTTACTTATGACTTATTCCCTAACTTAGTTCCTAAGAAAAGTCATTCAATTTATTGGTCTGAATCATCTTGGGAAGAATGGAATAAGCTTACATATGTTGTGCTCGCTTCAACAGTTGCAACGCAAGAAAATATTGCTAAGTTAAGTGAAACACTTAGACTTGAAAATAAGGACACATATAATTGGTTAAATTCTTTTTCTGACTTTCTTCTAGCTGAAGAAAGTAATCAAATTTTATTTGAAAAGCATCTTATAACTCCAAATCAAAAAGGAATATTCAAAAAGAAATCCGATTTATATATTGATGAAATAGAAGACTCAACCTTAATAAATATTTTAAAACTACTTGGAGAAGATTGGATGGATGAACTATTAAGTAAAAAAGTGCTTTTTGGAAATTATGTTCCTAAAACCAAAAAGAATATTGCGTTAAGAATTACTGAAAAGTTAAATGACAAAATTAAAAGTTCAAATATTGTCGAAGATAATTTTGTCAAAGCCATAAGTCTTCTTTCGGAATGGTTTGAAAATAATAAAGAGGTGGGGAAAGAACATTTTTCAGAATTATATAGAAGAAGAGCAGAATTATTTATGAATACTATTGAAGATAAAGATAGTTTGTATAAAGTAATGAGAAGTAAGACTGATTTGGCTCAACTTTCAAAAGTAGCTCAGGCAATAGATTCCAATCCTCAATTGCTCAAAAATATCGAAAAAGCAGAAGAACTCTCAAATTTACTAACGCAATTTAATGTTAATGATATTTCAGAATTAAAAAGGATGTTGTTATTGGCTCAGGAAAGAAATGTGATTGATATAAAGTCTGAAATCACAGAAGATGATTTAATAGGTCTTGGAGTGACTTCAATTGAAGAGTTAGAAGTAGCCTTAAAGGATAAAAATTTATCCCTAATGTTTACTCATACTTCCACTCCTAATGTAGACATGTTCCTATCTGTTCAAAAACTTATTTCAAGAGCCAAGGATAACATTATTGACCATTTACAAACTTTACCCGACTATGACTGTAGTGAATTAGAAGTATTAGCTAATACTGTACTTGGGGGTATTAAAAAGGATGGTTTATTAATCCATATAGTAATTAGACCTTCTGATAATGGAAAGGTAATTGTTTATTATAGCTCTGAAAAAGATACTTTAGACTATGCGAATGCTGAACTTTGGATTGATAACGGAATTGAAGTACCTAGACATTTAACATTGGGAAAAATTCTTAAAAATACAGGGATTAATAAAATACCAGTTTAA